The sequence CCAACACGAGAACTGAGACCAGTGTACACCTGCATTACACAAGCTACTTGATGAGAACCTAGAAATTTGTTAAGCAGCTGTAACATCTTCTTTTGTTATATGTCAGAGATCCCAAGagcacccaaaaaaaacaattactctCAATGTAAATCCAAAAAGTACTTGGAAGAACAAAAAGTTTTCACGATACACACTAGTTGTTTAAGTCACAGAGACTAGGCATGATTAATACCTTTTCGCAATTTTTACCACAAAAGTAGGTCTCTGGACAAAGTTTTCTCGGTTTACTTGCCCCTTGCAAACATATTCCATGATCTGATAACATAAAAGTAACAATCATCAGCCAAAGTGGATTTCAAACCAAAATAACAACTGTGGGATCCTACTATCGAGAGAGGCATAACTTCAAAAGTGAGTTATACAAGCGTCAATtactaaagaaagaaaattggaGAAGTGCCGNATGTCATCACTAACATTATTTACTACTACTCCTCCTACATCACTTACTTCTTCTGAAAACTTTGATACCTCTTCCTgcaatccttcttcttcttcttcttctttttctcccatAGAGACTCTTGTTTTATTTGGCATATCATCAACATTGCTGTCTTGGCTTGGGTTCTCTGTTTCTGAAGTTGGCTCTGTTTCCTTGGCTCCAAGTGGCACGGGGAAGCCCGGGGCCGGCTCTCCATCTGAACCTGCTGGAACCATCTGATCACAGCTCTCAACTTGGGTATTCATGGGAAACCCGGCTTTGTCTAGGCCTGGCTctaggtttgtttctttgtttgatgGTTCACTGTGATCTTTAGAAACACAAACGCCTGTGCAAGAGCAAAAATCCGGTGAGGTGCtgtaaatatatacatagagagagagagagagagaggggtggAATTTACCGTTCACAATGTTGGTTTTTGTGCTCTCGTAGAGCGTTTTCTTAAGCAGAATTGTCCCAGGGAAGACCATCAAGTTTATTCTTTTGAGAGCATCACGTTCTTCATCATCCATGGTTTTGAAGCCAAAACCTTCAGTCCAAGTTTCCACTAAACTCGGCAATGCAGCTACCACAAGCTTCTCCACTTTGAGCGACATAAGCAGCTGCAGCCAAAACCAATCAATAGTTTTATCTTTTGATAGCCGAGGAATCAAGACAAGAAGGGAAGAGAGATCATCAAGGTCAGCATATGAGAGGTGTTGTATATCTATCATTGTATTAAGTTTATACATTATTAATGTGGATGTAGAATCGAGAACAGTCTCATGGATACATTCTAAATATTGTACCTCTTCGATGGCAGCCACGAGGATTCTGCACATCCCCTGTCGGCGATATTTGCTGCAGGTAGCTACAAGAGGCATCTCTGCAATAGTTACTCCATGCACCCTGGATAGAGTAAAAAGGGTTTCATATGTAACTCATTCCAGTGTATAGAAGTGAAAGAAGTGAAAGAAGTGAAAGAATAATTCTAAGCATCCATTTGCCTGGAGGATTCTAGAAGACATTCCAAACATGTGATAGCCATTggtattacttttttttccctATCATAAATTCGATCATACTAACCTGATAGATGCTACTGAGATCATCACATCGTCCTTCTCCACAACCACAGTGTAAAACCCATCAAAGTCTAAGCGAGCAAATTTTGACCTGTACGTGcaacaaaagattcaaaaaagaTAAGACATATCGATGAGTATGACGAGCAGAAATGAAGCTACAGAAgtaacaaacacaaatcaaagagTGCAAGCTAATGACAAAAAGACGTTACCCCCAGTTGTATAGCACATGAGGTATCATGTCAATACCAGTTCTTGGATCTATCATAGACTGAAAGCTTTCCTCCATAATTGATAGGGCAACAGCTAATTTCGAGTTGCATTCAGCCTTCAGCGCCAACCTTCGGGCAGAATGAACATTTCCATCTTCTTGAAAACATTTCAGAATTGACCAAGACAGACCAGCAGCATTAGGGTTAATGACCCCAACACGAGAACTGAGACCAGTGTACACCTGCATTACACAAGCTACTTGATGAGAACCTAGAAATTTGTTAAGCAGCTGTAACATCTTCTTTTGTTATATGTCAGAGATCCCAAGagcacccaaaaaaaacaattactctCAATGTAAATCCAAAAAGTACTTGGAAGAACAAAAAGTTTTCACGATACACACTAGTTGTTTAAGTCACAGAGACTAGGCATGATTAATACCTTTTCGCAATTTTTACCACAAAAGTAGGTCTCTGGACAAAGTTTTCTCGGTTTACTTGCCCCTTGCAAACATATTCCATGATCTGATAACATAAAAGTAACAATCATCAGCCAAAGTGGATTTCAAACCAAAATAACAACTGTGGGATCCTACTATCGAGAGAGGCATAACTTCAAAAGTGAGTTATACAAGCGTCAATtactaaagaaagaaaattggaGAAGTGCCAAGCATGGCAGACAAAACCAAACATCTACAACTGTAATTGATGAACAGTGACATTAATGGTGATAAAATCTCAGTGAGTCATGATAGAAGAAATTTCAAATCAGAGGCTTCCTTTCATGTGATAACGAAATAAATCATAATTTCTAAGAGATGGCGAGTGGTAAGATGATTACATTTATGCGCACACTGAGAACATTTAAAATCCTGAGAGCGTTCAGCATTATCACTAACCAACTCGCTGCATATCCAACATGTGCAGCTCGAGCAATACCAACTTCCTTCAGGGAGCACCTGGttagaaaaagtaaaagtaataCAGCCACTCTCTTTAAAGGGTAACGATTTACCAAGGATAAAGTTCTAGTAAGGTAACAAATCCTAGTTATATTAATGCCATGTAAGTTACTAGAGTTGACTTAGTAAAAATTACAGAACCAGCCAAGAAGTTTCACCCCACGTGTATGTTTGAGCAATACCAACTGGAGAAGTTTGGCCCCACGTGTATGTATAGCCAAAATGTAAATTAGACCCTGGAATGAGCCAGGCAATACCTGCATTGATAAGCAAGCCTGATGGAAGGTCGACGGACAATTATCACAGCAGATCAGTTCACCCCCATCACCACAAACACCACAAGAATCATCATttggatcatcatcagaagcttCCACTGATATCCATCCATTTCTCCGCGCCTTATACTCAGCAGACCAAGCTTCCAGCTGACATGAAGCTAAAGGCTTTCCTGACCCCATGAAAAGATTCAGACATGGACAATTCTGGTTAAATCCAGCATGGTTCTTGAATTCAGAAAGTGATACAGTCCTATTGCAACATGTACAAACCACTCCATCTTTAGTTACGAGGCCTGTTTTTACCACAGTATCATCATCTGGATCTCGTAACTGGATTACTTCGTCCCTAGAAATTACTTTGGTAGCTATCAACCATGATAAGACAGTTCTTGGACCCAAAATAGACCAATTTCCTTGACATAATTGATTTTCCACATTGCTTGTGCTTCGGGGAAGCAGCCTGCACCCTCCcctattgtttcttttttttgttctagcCTTTGGTTTCtgggttttctttttctggCTTGATCTGCAAACCTTACCTTTGTTTCTGATTATTGTCGACACCATAAGATCATCATCCTGAGAATAGTGCTTCCTagctttctttcttcctttctttgaATTGCAACATGAATTCTTAATCttctcattcctcaacctttCATCCGGACTTCCCGTTGCGATGAGGTGAATGTTGCTCATCTCCTTATCCTGGCATTCATGGCTGTCGAGAGAATTAGAATCTAGTGAATCATGTTGGTCCAAGGGAGCTGGTTTGATATCCGATACTTTTTTTGATCTTCTGTGTAACTTCTTTCGCATAACACTTTCATGCATGTCTTCTGCTATCAATTTTGAAGCTACAACGCCCTTGCTAACCTCCTGCTCATCACTCCCATAGATTTCCTTACCAACTATATTCTGCCTCTCTAGTCTTGAAGAAACTTTTCGAGGGACAATTTTAGTTTGCACCTCAAGATCTGAATGAATCTCTTGGTTAGCATCCACGTCATTAACAAGATGACTGCCTTCAGATACTGTCAGCACACTTTCAGGACAGCCTGAAATCATGTTCAAACAAATcgcatcttctttcttcaacttGTCAACTATTGAAATCCTTGCAACTTCGACTTTATTTCCTCTTCTTAAAGATCCAACGTGCTTAGAAATGAAGACAGCAATCACAAAAGGCTCTAAGGCACTCCACCAAAGTGCCCGTGTGTTAGCaagatttagatttttcatGTTCTCCTCGATGTCCAACAGTGTAAGAGAGAGATCAGACCAGAAGTCATTGATACCGGTCCATCTCTTAGTACTAGTATCCATTAACTTATGACCAGCTAATAGGATCCCACCCAACGATTTCCAAGCTGACCCAAATTCACGAAATTTCCGTCCCTCTGGCGATATGTAAAATGTATCACAGTATTTCCTACCTGATCTTCCGCGCTTCTCGATTTTCCATCTGGCAGCATTTAGCAACTTACAGACATATTTGTAGAGAAGAGGACGGGGATCATCTTTAGGATCAATCTTTAGACAGGTTTTAGACATAATTAACTCATTAGGAGATACTTTAGACCCGTTGTTCAACTGCGGCGAGAAGCAAGCCTTCTCACTATGAGGCGTAGAAGCACCTGCACAGATCATTTTGGTTGCGAAGCTCTCCTGAGAAACAGGAGAGGCAATTGCTCTAAATTCTTTTCCATCGGATCTGTCCAAGTTTTGTGACTTGCACTTTTCTGAGGCGATGCCACCCAGATAAACTTCTTTCCCCTTTTCTATGCTTTGCTTTAGCAAATAGGAGCTAGTTGAAACACCCTTGTTAGATGATTCAACTAAATGGAGAGGAATTGTTTCTCTAGCTATATCCGAATTTGGAAAACCATTGAACGCCGATCCCTTTTCATTCCTTGCATCCAAATGCTTATTACCTGAAAGCTTCAGTCTCTTAGCTTTCGTGGTAAAGTCTGAACCATCTTTTGAAGCAGATGCATATCCACTTGTTACGACAGAGTTGTCATTGTTGGAACTGAGAGAGGAATTGAGATTCTTAGTGGAATCAGATTCGAAGTTAATGACTCCAGTAACGAGACATCTTTTAGTAGTATTTCCAGAATCACTTCCAAAGAAAACTTCTCTGAATATCTGATGATCCTCAGAAGACCCTTCAAAGCAGTCGTCACCTCCTAACATCTCAACCTCAGCTTTGCGAAGCATCTTTACAAACTAGCTGCATATTCCACTTCACCTTAAATTAAAAGGGAAATAGATACCTGAAATTTATACAAAAGTAATTTTGTAAAGAAGTTTTCAGTACAAGGTGAAGTTTCCTAATTGTGTTATGTAAGTATCCAAAAAGACACAGATAAGACAGGAAGTACTACTAGTATGTACAACAACACCTTTTTTTATCTCTGACGACTAACTAATAGCCCAGCAAAGATTGAAAAACTACAAATGANNNNNNNNNNNNNNNNNNNNNNNNNNNNNNNNNNNNNNNNNNNNNNNNNNNNNNNNNNNNNNNNNNNNNNNNNNNNNNNNNNNNNNNNNNNNNNNNNNNNNNNNNNNNNNNNNNNNNNNNNNNNNNNNNNNNNNNNNNNNNNNNNNNNNNNNNNNNNNNNNNNNNNNNNNNNNNNNNNNNNNNNNNNNNNNNNNNNNNNNNNNNNNNNNNNNNNNNNNNNNNNNNNNNNNNNNNNNNNNNNNNNNNNNNNNNNNNNNNNNNNNNNNNNNNNNNNNNNNNNNNNNNNNNNNNNNNNNNNNNNNNNNNNNNNNNNNNNNNNNNNNNNNNNNNNNNNNNNNNNNNNNNNNNNNNNNNNNNNNNNNNNNNNNNNNNNNNNNNNNNNNNNNNNNNNNNNNNNNNNNNNNNNNNNNNNNNNNNNNNNNNNNNNNNNNNNNNNNNNNNNNNNNNNNNNNNNNNNNNNNNNNNNNNNNNNNNNNNNNNNNNNNNNNNNNNNNNNNNNNNNNNNNNNNNNNNNNNNNNNNNNNNNNNNNNNNNNNNNNNNNNNNNNNNNNNNNNNNNNNNNNNNNNNNNNNNNNNNNNNNNNNNNNNNNNNNNNNNNNNNNNNNNNNNNNNNNNNNNNNNNNNNNNNNNNNNNNNNNNNNNNNNNNNNNNNNNNNNNNNNNNNNNNNNNNNNNNNNNNNNNNNNNNNNNNNNNNNNNNNNNNNNNNNNNNNNNNNNNNNNNNNNNNNNNNNNNNNNNNNNNNNNNNNNNNNNNNNNNNNNNNNNNNNNNNNNNNNNNNNNNNNNNNNNNNNNNNNNNNNNNNNNNNNNNNNNNNNNNNNNNNNNNNNNNNNNNNNNNNNNNNNNNNNNNNNNNNNNNNNNNNNNNNNNNNNNNNNNNNNNNNNNNNNNNNNNNNNNNNNNNNNNNNNNNNNNNNNNNNNNNNNNNNNNNNNNNNNNNNNNNNNNNNNNNNNNNNNNNNNNNNNNNNNNNNNNNNNNNNNNNNNNNNNNNNNNNNNNNNNNNNNNNNNNNNNNNNNNNNNNNNNNNNNNNNNNNNNNNNNNNNNNNNNNNNNNNNNNNNNNNNNNNNNNNNNNNNNNNNNNNNNNNNNNNNNNNNNNNNNNNNNNNNNNNNNNNNNNNNNNNNNNNNNNNNNNNNNNNNNNNNNNNNNNNNNNNNNNNNNNNNNNNNNNNNNNNNNNNNNNNNNNNNNNNNNNNNNNNNNNNNNNNNNNNNNNNNNNNNNNNNNNNNNNNNNNNNNNNNNNNNNNNNNNNNNNNNNNNNNNNNNNNNNNNNNNNNNNNNNNNNNNNNNNNNNNNNNNNNNNNNNNNNNNNNNNNNNNNNNNNNNNNNNNNNNNNNNNNNNNNNNNNNNNNNNNNNNNNNNNNNNNNNNNNNNNNNNNNNNNNNNNNNNNNNNNNNNNNNNNNNNNNNNNNNNNNNNNNNNNNNNNNNNNNNNNNNNNNNNNNNNNNNNNNNNNNNNNNNNNNNNNNNNNNNNNNNNNNNNNNNNNNNNNNNNNNNNNNNNNNNNNNNNGATGATCCTCAGAAGACCCTTCAAAGCAGTCGTCACCTCCTAACATCTCAACCTCAGCTTTGCGAAGCATCTTTACAAACTAGCTGCATATTCCACTTCACCTTAAATTAAAAGGGAAATAGATACCTGAAATTTATACAAAAGTAATTTTGTAAAGAAGTTTTCAGTACAAGGTGAAGTTTCCTAATTGTGTTATGTAAGTATCCAAAAAGACACAGATAAGACAGGAAGTACTACTAGTATGTACAACAACACCTTTTTTTATCTCTGACGACTAACTAATAGCCCAGCAAAGATTGAAAAactacaaatgaaaaaaaaaaaaaaaaaaaaaaaaaaaaNCTGAACCTCTTAGTTTGTGACATTGTAGGCCTCTACATGGATAGTATCAAGGCAAATGCAAAACATGAAATGTGCTTGAGTTTCTTATCTGTCTACTACAATTAACATATAGGTTACCCAGGATAAAGTGGATAGTAGAGAGAATGAAATGATCATATAGTGCTTTAAACCAATCTAACATAACACATTACCACTACCATCACTTTATAGATAAACGAAAACTGTCAGAGAACCCCAAAATTGCGGTAAAGTTTCTCCAGAAGAAATGGAAATCAGcttctcaaaatcaaacaaaaagaaatgacGGGAACAAATACTGGAATCAAAAACCCATAACCCATAAAGGCGCAACatgagctaaaaaaaaaaaaaaaaaaaaNATCAGAGATCCCAGAGAAGGGCCAAAAACTTTGAAGACCCGTAGTGAAATTGAGATGTGAAATTGGCTAATTACATCCAAAggaaagctaaaaaaaaaaaaaacagggggAAATGTGTGAAACTACCAGCATGCAGAAAGGAGGGATCAGAGCAgcatccaaaacaaaacaaaataaaatctatctTTCCGTGAAGTCAGACATATGGgggggtttcttcttcttcttggaaggGAGTGGTGGGGAGAATCTGTGTCACTGGAAAAGCCTCATTTCGCCCCTTATCCTCTGAGAACACACTCTAAACCTCCCCAATCTCTTTCCGCAAGTGGGAAAACGcattttctatttctatttcaCCTTCTCTGCactcacacactctctctctctctctcaccagaAGAACGATTTGatgattactttttttcttctataaatttgGAAGAAACCCACCTCTCTCTGATTCGGGTGTgttaaatcccaaaaaaaaatttcacctCTGAGAATGAATCTCTATCCCCACTTTGTGCAGTGTGTGTGTACTTATTTATTACCATTggctatttctctctctctctctctctctctcgttcctctttttttttttttttttttttttttttttttttNCCTATTTGTGTGCTGTCACCAAAAAAAggcatctttttttattatttttttctcctcttcATTTTACTGAAAAGGgcactttcattttttttacacaCTCTCTCTGTTGACAAACGGACCGGACCTGCTACGGTTATATATTGATGAGTACTTAATAGTACGATTTCATTACATGaattatataaaacatacaaaatttcTCATGTTCGTAATCCAGTTAAGGACGACCATATCACTTCACTATAAGCCAAATTAATCACTATGGTATGGTTTAAGTTCGTGtgacagagttttttttttgtttgtaaattcaCTAATTAGTCTGACCaacgacaaaaaaagaaaacctttttcagaaaaaaaaaaaaaaaaaaaaaaaacctcgcTTAATTATAAATCCTTCTCCTAAGTGAATTTAGAAACCCATCTGGACCTCTATAAATAAACGAAATAATGCAGCNTTATCAGTTACTTGGTTTTCTCTTATAAGTTAAGTGGATTGGATGCTTATTAGTAATTTGCGCGGGggaatcttttatcttttacgTGTCTTAACGATAACAAGATCACACAGTTGCATCGCATGCCATGATGGACGACAGGACGACCAGCTTTGTTGAACATATAAAATACGTTATTTAACTTATTCTGTTATTATTCTGTGAGTTAGTTTTAGTTTCCCctccccccaaaaaaaaaagtgaactcattagttttttttttggtaaaaagttaGATTGTGAACACATTAGttataagatgttttgttttaataagcAAATAATGATTCGAATCTTgagatatattatttgtttcttgattcgattttttaattacatatatatgagaaaatcCAAAAAGTACATGTACGATAAAAACGACTTTGGTTggtgaaaattattattacttttttatgAACGGGATAAATCCCTTCTAGATACTTTTGTCATTTTTTCAGATGCATGGTAGACCTCATTTGCTAATTCGATTCACTTATGAGTTACGACTCATGAACCACGTGTGTGGTTacttggttatatatatatgtggctTTCTTTCTGTACTGAGACATTCTTCTTAATCTTATATTCTTAATTGTAATTGAAAGATTTTGGACCAACGAAGCGatcaaacatgttttaaaacataaacacaTGTGACTTTAGTCTAGTTTAATTTGACTCACCGGCCCTCGTTTCACCTCTTTGCTTTCGTGAAGACTCAAACGAGCTGAAGCCTCAAGGGAATCCTACATGCATGACATCTTCTCATTGTGGTCtctctttaaattttctaccttcttttactttgtttctaGTTCTTCAACTGTTTTAGCTGATTTCTTTGCAAAGTCTGCTCTCAGGGTAATGAATGACTCACTCTGCCATAGAGTTTAACTCTGTTCTATGGAATctcttttgcccaaaaaaaaaaaaaaaaccatataagtGATCAGTTTGGTATACTATTTGTCATCGTtataataagttttattttataaaaaaaaaattgacggTTGACGGTTCACCTCGTACCAGATCATAAGTAATGGGATCATCTCTTTTCTGGTTAGTAGGCTTAGTATCAAATTGCACGTTAATAACagatcataactcataagtaaCGGGGATATGGGATCATCTATTCTCTGGTTAGGCTTAATAACAGATCATATATAATGGGATCATCTATTTAAAAGGATACTTTTTTGACCCGTTAACACTACCGTATAAAGCCACTAATCATTGGAACACTGACGCCtcggcataaaaaccgtactcGAATATCCAATCTGGAACCCAACCTGAAAAACTAGGTTCGGGTTGGATACAAGTTTGCTTATAAAACTCtattaggttttattttctaatatctgTGGATTCGGGTTAGGATCGGATAATACCCgatacccgtttgggtacccattaaacccgaacatatatacatatttatcattaatataatacaaatcataattttgaatatttcattaatgttatacctaaatataaaaaataatcaaaatatctaagatattttgtcacataagtcaaaatttaactaaatttatttaaatttaattaattttaattatatttttttgggtacccggtagttcgggtactaatcgggttctaaaatttgtaacccaaaccgacccgaatcCGATaatacccaaaccgaaccgaactcatatatctaaaaatacctaatggattctatttttctaaacccattTACCCGAATTTgaatgggtaatacccgaatCCGAACGAGTTATCCGAATGTCCAGCCCTAAGAACACTATAGAGAGATCGAACAAAACATCCCCGGTTCAGAAGTTCGTCCGGTTTACACtactaaaatatcaaaacaacagCACATGCTTCCACAAAAGTAAGAACCAGGACGTGATCTTGTTGTGGTGGATCaatacttctttttcttatctcgCCAACTCCGCCGTCACCGATAAACAAAAGTGgctttttaaaatgattttatccAATATATGACGTGGAAAGATTAAAGAGAAACCATCGCCACGGTACACCAGTTAGTGCTTGACACGTATCCACCGAGTTTACTTTTCCTCTATGATTAAATGATTACGTCACCGCATACGtcagttttcttgtttttttgggggTCGTAGAAGTAAAGTGATAAAAACGGAAAGTCGTAAATGGCATCGTTACTTAACACTATTTTAACCCTATCAGTAAACACTCCTTTCCTCTCCACTAAActccatttctctcttcttcttgatacTTGATTCTACCATATCTTCCTCTAAACCTCCGCGCAACTATGGCTCCATCTACGAAGACGGTGGGTGTGGTTTCAACATCACCAGAtcatacttcttctttttttttttccctctcctCGTACGTAACGATTTTTTGCTTGGTGATCTTTCTAATAATTAATCCGAGGTTTTCTGGcgtctctttttttattttattttaggttttgatCCCTATTGCACACGGTACGGAACCTCTAGAAGCGGTGGCGATGATCACCGTGTTGCGTCGAGGTGGTGCTGACGTGATGGTGGCTTCCGTCGAGACTCAAGTTGGTGTTGATGCTTGTCATGGTATCAAGATGGTTGCTGATACTCTTCTCTCTGATATCACCGACTCTGTTTTCGACCTTATTGTTCTCCCCGTAAGTCTCTCTATGCTAGTTTAACACTTTCTTTGCGTGTAATCTGATAATTAAGGACAGAAAAATAAGTGGATCGATATCAATTAATGAGAATTATGTCGATGATACTCTTTTTGATTATATGATCGGTTAAAGGGAGGGCTTCCTGGTGGCGAGACTCTTAAAAACTGTAAACCTCTAGAGAACATGGTAAAGAAACAAGACTCAGATGGACGACTAAACGCAGCTATCTGTTGTGCTCCTGCGTTGGCTCTTGGTACTTGGGGTCTGCTAGAGGGCAAGAAAGTAAGTCCGAAGTGATATATCCAAGAACGTTTGTTCATCGTGTTTTCGATTCTTGTCTAATGTCTGGATATTACATGGGGTTTGCTTGCAGGCAACGGGTTACCCTGTTTTTATGGAGAAACTTGCGGCTACTTGTGCCACTGCTGTTGAGTCAAGAGTGCAGATAGATGGAAGAATTGTGACCAGTAGAGGACCAGGAACCACCATTGAATTCTCCATCACGCTTATAGAGCAGTTGTATGGGAAAGAGAAAGTTGATGAACTCTTAAGTGTCTTGGTATGTTTTGTCTCTCACTCTTTTACACTTGTTTTGTCACATCTTCTTAGACTTACCAGTTCTCCTTTTGAAATCAGCTGGTTCGTCCTAACCCTGGTGAGGAGTTTACTTTTACTGAGCTTAACCAAACCAACTGGTCATTCGAAGACACACCACAGGTACAGAGTTCAGTTGCCTCTCCACTTGGTCCTCCGTCCTCCTTTAGTATTTTGCCAAGAGAATCTCTGTTTGATCGTTGTGTTGTAAAGCTTTTGTCTTCCTTGATCAACAGTCATTTATGAGTCAGAAAGATAATGTTTTCCCTTTTTCAGATTCTCGTACCCATTGTAGAGCAGTCAGAGGAAGTTGAAGCTATTGCGCTTGTAGATATCCTGAGGCGGGCAAAAGCTAATGTTGTGATTGCTGCAGTTGGTGACAGTTTGGAAGTTGTAGGATCTCAAAAAGCTAAGCTAGTTGCAGATGTGCTTCTTGGTGATGTTGCAGAGAAGTTGTTCGATCTGATTGTGTTGCCTGTGAGTGCTAACTCTCAAAAGATGAACACTTACAAGtctcaaagaacaaaagatgaACATTGACAATAAAACTTCTTTGATGAACTACTGCAGGGAGGTCTTAACGGTGCTCAAAGATTCGCCAGCTGCGAGAAACTGGTGAAAATGTTAAAGAAACAGGCAGAAGCAAACAAAC comes from Camelina sativa cultivar DH55 chromosome 19, Cs, whole genome shotgun sequence and encodes:
- the LOC104765316 gene encoding protein DJ-1 homolog A — translated: MAPSTKTVLIPIAHGTEPLEAVAMITVLRRGGADVMVASVETQVGVDACHGIKMVADTLLSDITDSVFDLIVLPGGLPGGETLKNCKPLENMVKKQDSDGRLNAAICCAPALALGTWGLLEGKKATGYPVFMEKLAATCATAVESRVQIDGRIVTSRGPGTTIEFSITLIEQLYGKEKVDELLSVLLVRPNPGEEFTFTELNQTNWSFEDTPQILVPIVEQSEEVEAIALVDILRRAKANVVIAAVGDSLEVVGSQKAKLVADVLLGDVAEKLFDLIVLPGGLNGAQRFASCEKLVKMLKKQAEANKPFGGICASPAYVFEPNGLLKGKKATTHPKVSDKLSDQSHIEHRVVVDGNVITSRAPGTAMEFSLAIVEKFYGREKALQLAKATLV
- the LOC104765315 gene encoding increased DNA methylation 1-like encodes the protein MLRKAEVEMLGGDDCFEGSSEDHQIFREVFFGSDSGNTTKRCLVTGVINFESDSTKNLNSSLSSNNDNSVVTSGYASASKDGSDFTTKAKRLKLSGNKHLDARNEKGSAFNGFPNSDIARETIPLHLVESSNKGVSTSSYLLKQSIEKGKEVYLGGIASEKCKSQNLDRSDGKEFRAIASPVSQESFATKMICAGASTPHSEKACFSPQLNNGSKVSPNELIMSKTCLKIDPKDDPRPLLYKYVCKLLNAARWKIEKRGRSGRKYCDTFYISPEGRKFREFGSAWKSLGGILLAGHKLMDTSTKRWTGINDFWSDLSLTLLDIEENMKNLNLANTRALWWSALEPFVIAVFISKHVGSLRRGNKVEVARISIVDKLKKEDAICLNMISGCPESVLTVSEGSHLVNDVDANQEIHSDLEVQTKIVPRKVSSRLERQNIVGKEIYGSDEQEVSKGVVASKLIAEDMHESVMRKKLHRRSKKVSDIKPAPLDQHDSLDSNSLDSHECQDKEMSNIHLIATGSPDERLRNEKIKNSCCNSKKGRKKARKHYSQDDDLMVSTIIRNKGKVCRSSQKKKTQKPKARTKKRNNRGGCRLLPRSTSNVENQLCQGNWSILGPRTVLSWLIATKVISRDEVIQLRDPDDDTVVKTGLVTKDGVVCTCCNRTVSLSEFKNHAGFNQNCPCLNLFMGSGKPLASCQLEAWSAEYKARRNGWISVEASDDDPNDDSCGVCGDGGELICCDNCPSTFHQACLSMQVLPEGSWYCSSCTCWICSELVSDNAERSQDFKCSQCAHKYHGICLQGASKPRKLCPETYFCGKNCEKVYTGLSSRVGVINPNAAGLSWSILKCFQEDGNVHSARRLALKAECNSKLAVALSIMEESFQSMIDPRTGIDMIPHVLYNWGSKFARLDFDGFYTVVVEKDDVMISVASIRVHGVTIAEMPLVATCSKYRRQGMCRILVAAIEELLMSLKVEKLVVAALPSLVETWTEGFGFKTMDDEERDALKRINLMVFPGTILLKKTLYESTKTNIVNGVCVSKDHSEPSNKETNLEPGLDKAGFPMNTQVESCDQMVPAGSDGEPAPGFPVPLGAKETEPTSETENPSQDSNVDDMPNKTRVSMGEKEEEEEEGLQEEVSKFSEEVSDVGGVVVNNVSDDMLLCFDEQLNSDSSEEDSE